A single window of Candidatus Binatia bacterium DNA harbors:
- a CDS encoding PLP-dependent aspartate aminotransferase family protein, whose translation MHLETLAVHGGLEPDPVHGAVMQPIVLSSTFAQPEPGKPRRFDYSRSGNPTRAALEAQLALLEGGKAAFAFASGCAAATTLLHTLRPGDHVVCGDDVYGGTYRIFATVLGPLGIEATFTDLSSVDAVERALAPRTRMIWIESPSNPMLKLVDIAAVSELARARRIRVVVDNTFASPVLQRPLALGATVALHSTTKYINGHSDVVGGALVTSDEELIAKLRHLQNAIGAVPSPMDCYLVLRGIKTLPLRMERHVETAAELARRLEGAPGVERVHYPGLASHPQHELAERQMRGPGGMITLELEGGFEESSRFLRALRLFTLAESLGGVESLAEHPALMTHASIPVDQRRALGIGDSLVRLSIGLEHVEDLWRDLESALRMVRLS comes from the coding sequence ATGCATCTCGAGACGCTCGCCGTGCACGGTGGGCTGGAGCCCGACCCGGTGCACGGCGCGGTCATGCAGCCGATCGTGCTCTCGAGCACGTTCGCGCAGCCCGAGCCCGGCAAGCCCAGGCGCTTCGACTACTCGCGCAGCGGCAACCCGACGCGCGCCGCGCTCGAAGCGCAGCTCGCGCTGCTCGAGGGCGGCAAGGCGGCCTTCGCGTTCGCGAGCGGCTGCGCCGCCGCGACGACGCTGCTCCACACGCTGCGACCGGGCGATCACGTCGTGTGCGGGGACGACGTCTACGGCGGCACGTACCGCATCTTCGCGACCGTCCTCGGACCGCTCGGCATCGAGGCGACGTTCACCGACCTGAGCTCGGTCGACGCGGTCGAGCGCGCGCTCGCGCCGCGCACGCGCATGATCTGGATCGAGTCGCCGAGCAACCCGATGCTGAAGCTCGTCGACATCGCGGCGGTGTCGGAGCTCGCGCGCGCGCGCAGGATCCGCGTCGTGGTCGACAACACGTTCGCGTCGCCCGTGCTGCAGCGTCCGCTCGCGCTCGGCGCGACCGTCGCCCTGCACTCGACGACCAAGTACATCAACGGGCACTCCGACGTGGTCGGCGGCGCGCTCGTCACCTCGGACGAGGAGCTGATCGCGAAGCTTCGCCACCTGCAGAACGCGATCGGCGCCGTGCCGAGTCCGATGGACTGCTACCTCGTCCTGCGCGGCATCAAGACGCTGCCGCTGCGCATGGAGCGCCACGTCGAGACCGCCGCGGAGCTCGCGCGTCGTCTCGAGGGCGCGCCGGGCGTGGAGCGCGTGCACTATCCGGGGCTCGCGTCGCACCCGCAGCACGAGCTCGCGGAGCGCCAGATGCGCGGTCCGGGCGGCATGATCACCCTCGAGCTCGAGGGCGGGTTCGAGGAGTCGAGCCGCTTCCTGCGCGCGCTGCGGCTGTTCACGCTCGCCGAGAGCCTGGGCGGCGTCGAGTCGCTCGCCGAGCACCCGGCGCTCATGACGCACGCCTCGATCCCGGTGGACCAGCGCCGCGCGCTCGGCATCGGCGACTCGCTGGTGCGCCTCTCGATCGGGCTCGAGCACG